Proteins from a single region of Hordeum vulgare subsp. vulgare chromosome 6H, MorexV3_pseudomolecules_assembly, whole genome shotgun sequence:
- the LOC123401371 gene encoding bidirectional sugar transporter SWEET13-like: MAGLSMEHPWAFAFGLLGNIISFTSLLAPIPTFYRIFKSKSTEGFQSVPYVVALFSAMLWIFYALVKTGEGLLITINAAGCVIETVYIIMYLVYAPRKAKIFTAKIVLLLNVAGFGLIFLLTLFAFHGETRVVSLGWICVGFSVCVFVAPLSIIGRVIKTKSVEYMPFSLSLTLTLSAVVWFLYGLLIKDKYVALPNILGFTFGMIQMVLYMFYMNATPVVASDAKEGKEAWKVPAEDHVVVINVGKADKSSCAEVRPVADVPRRCAAEAAAPGQQVMAVDFARSVEVV; encoded by the exons GCAACATCATCTCTTTTACGAGCCTCCTCGCCCCGAT ACCAACATTCTACCGGATCTTCAAGAGCAAATCCACTGAGGGGTTCCAGTCGGTGCCCTACGTCGTGGCCCTGTTCAGCGCGATGCTGTGGATCTTCTACGCGCTGGTCAAGACCGGCGAGGGCCTCCTCATCACCATCAACGCTGCCGGCTGCGTCATCGAGACCGTCTACATCATCATGTACCTCGTCTACGCCCCCAGGAAGGCCAAGATTTTCACAGCCAAgatcgtcctcctcctcaacgtcGCCGGCTTCGGGCTAATCTTCCTCCTCACCCTCTTTGCCTTCCACGGTGAGACACGGGTTGTATCGCTCGGGTGGATCTGCGTCGGCTTCTCCGTCTGTGTCTTCGTCGCACCTCTCAGCATCATC GGTCGTGTGATCAAGACCAAGAGTGTGGAGTACATgcccttctccctctccctcacgcTCACCCTCAGCGCCGTCGTCTGGTTCCTCTACGGCCTGCTCATCAAGGACAAATACGTCGCG CTCCCAAACATCCTTGGCTTCACATTCGGGATGATCCAGATGGTCCTCTACATGTTCTACATGAACGCGACGCCGGTCGTGGCAAGCGATGCCAAGGAGGGGAAAGAGGCATGGAAGGTGCCCGCAGAGGACCACGTCGTCGTGATCAACGTCGGCAAGGCCGACAAGAGCTCGTGCGCCGAGGTGCGCCCGGTCGCCGACGTTCCCAGGAGATGCGCTGCTGAGGCGGCGGCGCCGGGGCAGCAAGTGATGGCGGTGGACTTTGCGCGTTCTGTTGAGGTGGTCTAG